The DNA window GCCCATTAGATATTTGGGTGTCACCCTAATCTCTGGGAAGTTGAGAGTGGTGGGGACTGTTTCCCATTGTTTGAGATGGTTCGTGAAAAGCTTGAAGGTTGGAAATCCTGCTTCTTATCCTTTGCAGGGATACTGCAGCTTATCAATTTGGTCCTTCAAGGAGGTTACATCTTTTGGTCGGGTATCTTTTCCATTCCCAGGAAGGTTAAGAAGAAGTTGGAATCTATGTTTTCTCACTTTCTTTGGTCTGGCCCTAATTTAGATCGTAAGATCCACTTCATCTCCTGGGATGCAGTTTGTAAGCCCAAAAGAGAAGGTGGCCTTGGCATAAAGAGAATCAATGATATGAATTTAGCAGGTATTCTCAACCAAATTTGGAGGATTGCCTTTAAGAAAGATAGTCTTTGGGTGAAATGGGTGTATCACAGGTACTTAAAAAATTACTCATTGTGGATTGTTCGGGTTTTGAAGAATTGCTCCTAGGTGTGGAGGAAAGTATTGAAATATAGAGACAAGGTTGAACCATTTGTTCAATTTATCATTGGTAATGGGCTTAATACTAATCTgtggcttgacccttggcacccctTTGGTGTTCTCGTCAACACTTTTAGGGAGTGCATTCGGTATGGTATTGGTTCGGAAAGAACGGCTCTTGTGCATACAATTCTAAGGAATAGTGAATGGAATACTCCTCCCACGATCTCTGAGGATTTGCTTAGTGTATGTGATTCTCTCCCTACAAGAAGTAGATTTAGTAGAGTTGATTCTAATAGAGTGATTTGGAAGGCTTCTAAAATAGGTATCTTCTTTTCTAGATCAGCTTGGGACTTGGCGCATTAGGCTAATCCTAAGGTAGGATGGTTCTCTGCAAGTTAGATCCGGACAAGCATTCATCGTCAATCATTCACTCTTGGAGATGCTTAGTTGATGCCCTCCCAACAGCGGATCAGCTCATCAAAAGGAAGGTTCAGGCTTCACCATTCTGTTGCTTTTGTTGAGCTGGATTAGAGTTTCGTAACCATCTATTTTTTGAATGCGTCTTTACTAGCCAGATTTGGAAGGACATTCTAGGCCTTTGTACCCCCTTTCATCTATTTGCTTCCAATGTTGAGACTGAAGCTTTGTGGGTGGCAAAGGAGTTCGGGGGTGACTCCATTGGATCGATTGGTAAGTTGCCTTTTTGCTCCACCATAAGCCAActatggagggagagaaatttaagaatttttcagaacaagaccaaaacaaaactAATGATTTTGAGAGATATCAAGCAGGATGTTCGTGATAAATGTGTAGTCTTATCCATTGAAGGAAAGAGGTCGGGTAGAAACTTGTTCCTAGTTAGCAATTGGGATATCCCTATGGCTTGGCTACATAAGAGTTAGGGGTTGGGAATTATCTGTCATTCAAAGATGGATTGATGTTTTGAAGTGTTGTTAAGCTCTTGctctttgttttgcttcttTTCTCTTAAGCCCAGCTCATGAGTTTGGTTCTTTGTATGCAGTTTGGCTGAGTTTTGTATATCCCTCCCCcgttctcttttcctcttttttgcaATAAAGTGATTCTATctacccgaaaaaaaaaaaaaagataacagAGGAGATGTCTCTAGAACACCTAAATTTATTGCAAGAACAATGAGCCAACAACCCTAAAAacgaaaaaacttcaaatctcataatgcttgctcaacaagatgatagtacaAATATGTATCACTCCTCCAAGTCGGATCGATCCGATGGGTCACGGCCAATCAGGTCATATAGTCTACTACCATCACAAAcatcaaaaaaattcccattcatATCACCACCAAATTTTCTCGGAGTAGGtgaatcttcaaaatgggtccaAAATTTGAGACAAACATAACATAAATGTCCATTTGTTCCCCGTGTCACTTTATTCAAAGGGGAATCAACACTAACAGTTCCgaccatagttttaaaaatcagattggattgaTCAGGAATGCTTACATCGGTATCTGCCGAGACTGATCCTACATCGATCCACTGGTAAGGTAAAACGGTGACTTGGTCCAAAACACCATTtttattcagaaaaaaaaaatggagaaatcaaTCCCATCCCGTCCGATCCCTACAGATACCAATCCAAATATTTGGTTCCGATTTACTACTGTTCGATTGCGAAGACAATTCAAGGGACAGAGGGCGTCGAGTCTTCTGCGCTCTACTCTCAAGTTCTCAACCATATATACCACCTTGCTATGGATTAGGAGAAGTATGCCTCCCCCTTGGAACGGCCAGGATCTACAATCAAGTGGGACCCACCTAACTAGAAACGTGAGATCACTGATCAGGACAGACCCTACCCGTTTGAGCCCCAACATCAGCTTCTAGGGATAGGAGCTCCAGATCATTTGATGGTCAAGCTTTGGAACACATCAGTTTAGTCATCTGAAAGGATAATCCAGAATGATGTTAAAATGGATCAAGTTTGGGAGAGATCTCTTAATTGCTCCATACATCCACAGTACAAGTTTTCATCTTTGATTTCCTCAATGATGTAGATGAAACACTAAAGCAATTTCTTTCAATTATAGCTACTGAAAATGAGTCAACATAAATGAATAGGATAGAATGATTTAATGGTCAATTCCTGTATATGGATTTTGGATCTTCTATCTACAAACAAAGGCTTGCAGTTGGGTTCGCAATTCTTGTTCCTGTTCTGCGTTATGTAGCTGAAATATCCTTTCATCCTGTTCAATCTCACGCACTGAACCTTGTCTGGAGCTGCATCTCTGATAGCCCTGGAATTGTATCAAGGTCCCAACTGGAAGAGCTACCCTATGATGGGCATGCTTTCTGAGACCTTCAGCATGGCCTGTTCAATGGTTGTCACTATATATACTAAAGTCCCCAATCCCCATCTTCTCATGGTATTCCAACTTTAGCAACATCAGTTCTAAAATCATCAAGAAATGCAGTTTTATCTTGCCTCTGTATCCCCCAAAACAGCTTGACCAACTTCTATAATCCCTTTACCTCCTGAAGGAAGCATATAGTCATGAAGAGAACTCCATCAAATGTGAAATTGGGTAATAGTGTTACTGAAAGTGTGTGAAACCCATTTATTACCTTAGCTTCATAGTGTTACTAATGAGATAGACGAGGAGGAGATTATCCTGGGGTTACTAGAAACTTTTCACCCAATACTGCTTCTGGGATCATATTTCCAAGCCAGGAACTTCAAAGAGATTCTTGCTTCTTCGTCTTGGTTCAGCTTGCCCTTTGCATGCCTAGGCTTATTCCCaacgaagaagatgaaattaagAGTATATCTGATGTTCAGAAAAGTTATTTATGAGAGTTCTAGGCAATGAATGCAAACCCTCTGTATGATGAAAGGTAATGGAACTCAATAGCCATCATCATCTGTCTACATTTGTTCTAAGGGATTTTTAAACTTATTGCTCTTCTTTTAATGAAACATGTATCTTCTCCACAGACTTGCAAATGAGAAGCAGGTTTTAGCTTCTTTAGAGCAATATATTCTCATCAATAGCAGTAATTTTCTATTCAATCATTGACCCAACTGATGCATCTGTATGGCTTATTTAGGGGCATTGCCAAGATGAGCTACCAAATCCCCAGTGGCCCAGTGGCCCAGAGGCTGAGAAGCTTCTCCTCCATTAATACTTGAAGAGGACTGGAACCTGTTCAGTTCGAGAATCCACCAAACAGCAATAAAATGGTTGTTTCAACAGGATAAAATCTCTGGACCCATGTCTAATCGGGTATTGAACTTTTGCAGACTCAATAGCATGAATGGGAACCAGATCATCGGCCATGGAATTAACAACTGGTCGATAGATTTAAAAGTGATTGTGGCACTGGTAGCAGCAGAACATAACGTCGGAACAGCACTTCTGGTATGTTTACTGAAGCAGTTACAAGAGGAAGGCGGCCAGGAACATGAGATTACTTTGGTGATGAACTGCATCATTGAAATCCTCCACATATGTCCAGCTGCTTTGGGCAGGTTATGCTTGTATGACATTGGCAATGCAATCAACAGCATGAATGAATATTCAACCTATTTTGTTTCACCTCAAAACTGTGACAAGTGCACTTCTTATCTTCAACACCCTATGGTCACTGCAGCCCAAAACCATCTTCGATGATGAAGCTTGGCTTCCTGTGGCTGTGAAGATAACTTAGATTCattttagtttgatttttaGCAGCAACTTTAAGAAACTAATCAGACTTCCCATTCTTCTGTATATGCTGGAATTTTTCATCACCGCTATGAGTGCACACATGCAACCATGATAAGCTCAAAGAAACTGGCATCCTTACTTCGATCTTGCATCACTCCACCAACCATGCGCTCCCAGAAGCTTCAAATTCCATAGTTATGAGTACTTCCTTGGTCACCCCAATTAACAACATAATTAATGCTGCTTGCTCAAAAGGGCACTGCTTCAATTCAtcatgaagaagaaacaagcaCAACAAACagacatttgtttttttttttttttttcctatactTATTCTCTTTAAGGTCAGTGCATCGCTATTGGCATAACAAAAGTGTTTCTTGTCACTGAAAACCTATATGTGTTTCCATTCAGTATGTATTTTATTCTAGCGGGGACTGTCGAGTGGCAAGGTTTTCTTAAGGCATCCAATGGGACTGAGCAACAACCATGCATACGCATTAGAGTCCATGACTTATGCAGACTGGTACACTTTGGGTCTTGTCCACTGAAACTTGTTGCTTCACATTGTTTGCTGGAATTGTTtaccagaatttcagatcagAGACATACCAAACATGACGAGCTAAAATTGCTCTATGGGATACTTGAAATCTGCGACGGCTGTTCTGGAAGGCCTGATTTTCTATGCTGATACTAGAATTTCCATGAACTGTGCTGTTTGTTTGTCTATGATCATGGGATGGGAGACGCTGGGGATGCAAGAGACAAAGAGTCATGAGGGATGATAAGAGGTGTAGATTGGTCATGGAGGAGTTGGCATTGTCTTTGGAAGTCCCAGGTTTGGCATCAAGATCATTCTTAAATCACAGGCCTGCAACCCAAATAGTCCTTGCATTGTTAAGACTAGGCCACGTGCATACATGGATGAGATCTGTAATTGATGGTTCCTGTATTTCTGGTATACTTGAAAATTGATGGTTCCTGTATTTCCGGTATACTTGAAAACCTTTCAGCCAGTAATGTGAAAGCAGAGATGGTCGAGTTGTTTCGAGAGCTACTGCACTATGGCCACTTGAGGGAAGAGGAGATTGCAGGTCTAAATCGTGTCTTCTAGGTGAGGGTTTGCTGCATATACCATGCTATTTTACTTGTTTTCCTGTAGGCAGCCACAAGGTTTCAAAGTGCTCCAAATTTTGCCACGAAATATTATTCCTTTTCCTCTGCCTGGCTTTTAAAGGTAGTACCTTCCAGTCTTTACCCCATTTCCATGTCactgtttttcttttcctaattcTGCATTTCCTTCTAATTATAATGGAGAATGTAATGGAACCAAATTTATTGTCTTTAATATTGCAGGCATGCCAAAAACATGTATACATAGATGGTTCCCAAAAGGGAAACACAAAGAAGCATCCTGAGAAGGTAGTTTCCATCCCGAATGTCTTTTGGCAACATATGTGAGTGCTCATCCATATCATATCATCCGATTCCCCTCCAACTATCTGTTCTGAAGGAGTTCACAGTGGGAAGAAGAGactattaaaagaaatagaaacatttttttcagGCGTCAGGAAAAAGATAATGGCAAAGGAAAGCCTAAGAggttacccttttttttttttatcaaagatAATGCTTCAGTTTTATAAATCTAAAGCCCCTCAACCctcacccaccccacccccccacccaaaaaaaaagacttaaaaaAGACTATTTCTTTAATGAAGAACATacaatttttttggatgaattaacTAAGTATTATTGGCCAAAACAGCACAAAAACTGAACACCATGCACACAAACACAGAGTTAAGGCGGTGGTTCCACCACAATTGAAGGTTAGAGACAGATAAATAAGTTATGAGAGGTTATGATATCAGTGTCCCTAAATTGCAAGATTTAAGCTCCTCCAAATTTGGAAAGGTCTTAGATCATCCAAAACCTGACCACCATTCCTTTAACCATGCAACATTTTTATTCTCCATACATAAGATGGACTTAACAGTAGAGATACAGTTCTAGGCGTCACAGAGCATGTTGGCACTTAGTCTTTATAACACTAGCTGCAGTGAAAAGTGTTAAATCAATGTCAGGATAAGAAGTACCTCAGTTCGAGAATTGACTACATAAATGCCATATTGTCTTTCAAGCCAATATCACTAAGTATAAGATGCAGTCCCAGTCCACATGGAAATGGATCTTTTAGCTGATATCAGCCTGTTTCCTGTCTAATAGAATTGATTCTATATGTGACAAGTCCCCCTTGGATTTGAGGACATGAAAAATGGGTACGAAACAAGATGAGGCATTTCTAGCTCTAGTTTTGGATGAGCTTCGCCCAATTGTCTGGTACTTCACTCTTTGCTCCGTCCATCTAGAATGCCCGTTTTATGAAATATCTCAGAGATACGAATGCTTTATTTATCACCAAGTAGAGATGAATACTATATGGTAGCGgcgggaaggaaaaaaattcctGGTGAAAGTGAAAATGGGTCTGTTTCCTGTCTACCAGAATTATATAAGTCTTAATATGACATTAGATAAATGTATGTCTTACATATTTTTACAGCATGTCAATTAAATTATATTACCTCAATCCGTTTTAGCTCCCAGGAAGTAGGGCTTTGTTCCATTGTGTTTCAGCACATTTTCAATCAGATCATGATAAGTCCAGACTCTCTTATCTCTTGCTTCAGGTCCAAGGGATGAGTACATTTCTTCACAACTTCGAAGAAAATGCCCCTTACCAAAAGCAGCGAGGACCAGAGGATCAGTGTCTATTGCCACAGATTCTTCTAATAACCCCATACCTCTCCATACTTCTAAAGCTCTCATCCCATCAAAGCCAACATCATCAGCATCAAAGAAGACACCAATAGTTACTATATCAGGTTTGACAGATTTCGTTTGAATATCTGAGAGTAATGCATCCAACAGCCTCAAGTCTCTCATCTTCAAATAAGCTAGTGCCATAATGTTAGCAACTGTTATATTCCAAGAAGACTTGGCTATTTCCATCTCATGGGCAATAAAGCTCATGCCTTTTCGACTCAAAAGACAAGCCTGAGAAAGCATCCGCAAGCACCAAAAAAGATCAGTTCTCCCTTTTCTCAAAGCAATATCATGTCCTAGGTCCTCTAATCGAGATAACATGTGATTCTCAATATAAACTCTAGCCAATTTCCTGATCAAACCCTCATTTAGAGGAGTCTTGGTATTCAAAACCTTCCTATAAgccttctccatcttctctaGAATCCCTAGGTTCACATAAACCTCCAGCATTGCAATCAAAGCTGAAGATTGTAAACCCATCCGATTTGAAAGGAGAGTTCTATACACACTTTCCATCCTTCTAATCAACCCACCTTGCGCAAACTCCCTGATTAGTATGTTATAAGTAAAATCATCAGGGACACAAccttccaattccattctcttTACACAACTATTCATCTCATCATACATTCTGTAATTCCCATAAGCTTGAATAAGCCCATTGAAGGTTTTGGTTTGGGGCTTCAACTTAATCTCCTCCATctcctcaaaataaaataaggcatTATCAAACTTCCCTTTTCGAGCAAAACCGTGAATAAGGGTATTGTAGATTCCCAAAGATGGACTAAGGCCATTACTCTTCATATCTCGAAGCAGGGATGCTGCTTCGTCCATTAGACCTACCTCACCTAGTAACTCTATAAGCTTCCCATAGTTAACTTCATTGATTCGGGACTTCTCTATGTTTTTCCACAAATCGAACACCTATAAAATCAGTTTCACGTTAATCAAAATGACTGTTCAAAATGATCGAATAAAAAG is part of the Macadamia integrifolia cultivar HAES 741 chromosome 9, SCU_Mint_v3, whole genome shotgun sequence genome and encodes:
- the LOC122089441 gene encoding pentatricopeptide repeat-containing protein At4g14190, chloroplastic encodes the protein MDSHCLSLEFSKSNSKWRSNRPCKTLKDKLFMSSSIHFPLFSSHSALSKEFEVKSHAQHTSLQDSTAKHTTLLVETFHENRSLKALLGKLSRKNSNPLQILQDDGDWSKDHFWVVMRFLKETSRSKEALQVFDLWKNIEKSRINEVNYGKLIELLGEVGLMDEAASLLRDMKSNGLSPSLGIYNTLIHGFARKGKFDNALFYFEEMEEIKLKPQTKTFNGLIQAYGNYRMYDEMNSCVKRMELEGCVPDDFTYNILIREFAQGGLIRRMESVYRTLLSNRMGLQSSALIAMLEVYVNLGILEKMEKAYRKVLNTKTPLNEGLIRKLARVYIENHMLSRLEDLGHDIALRKGRTDLFWCLRMLSQACLLSRKGMSFIAHEMEIAKSSWNITVANIMALAYLKMRDLRLLDALLSDIQTKSVKPDIVTIGVFFDADDVGFDGMRALEVWRGMGLLEESVAIDTDPLVLAAFGKGHFLRSCEEMYSSLGPEARDKRVWTYHDLIENVLKHNGTKPYFLGAKTD